The genomic DNA GCCAGTAGCTCGTACTAGATCTCTTAGACTCTTAAGACTTAGCAACCTGGGCAAGGAAGAGAACCCCGACTTCATCTCCTCTGCTGAGCACACCAACCCCGTGCATCCCCACATCCCCTTGCCTACTCTGCAAAAGGCAAAAAAGGTCAGAAAATGAAAGGACAACTTTGTGCTGGCTTCAGCTCCTAGGCTGTGATGCCACTAAAGTGGTACATGGTAATAACTTAGCGATAATAACTTAGCGAGAGTTTGGCATGCAGCTAAGCATGGGTAAAGTGACTATCTGTAACGCATCTTTTCCAAGCGAAGACAAGGGCTCCCTAGAGGGAATTGTGCCCTTGCTCTGCTCTGTTTCAGCACCTCCGTTCCCTGGGGAACCTGGGCCCTGGCTACGCAGACCCCTTTTCAGTCTGGAGCTATCAGATGCTGAGGATGCGTTCCCGCGCCGCGCAGGGCCACTGGAGGTGCCAGCGGACAGCCATGTGTTTGTGCAGGTGCGGGCGCCTTAAACAACGAGGGTgggcaggaagagggagagatggggaCTGGTCGACCTTGATGGCTTGATCCCTCAGGCGGCCCTGGCCCGTCCTTCGCCAAGATGGGGCCTAGCCCTGCACCGCTGCTCAGTAACGCCTTCTTCACGCCCGGCCCTGGGACCTGCCCTGGTGCTTCTCCGTGGGGGTTGCCCCGCCGACGACTCTGTCAGCTTCTCACCACCTCCACGCCCGGATGCTGCTAGCGTCGCACGCTTCAGCTTCCGCCTGCGCCCGGTATTCAATGCCTCAGTACAGTTCTTGCACTGCCAGATAAGCCGTTGCCGCCGTCGCCGCAGTCACCACCGCCGAGCTGTCCGCCAGACACCAGTGCCTTTGACCCCACCAGCACCGTTGCGGGTTCGCTAGTAGAAACAGCAGTCTCGGAACCTGCGGAATATTCTCTAGCTAGGCAAAAGCGTTTCTGGCAGCAGAGGGACCTTAGGAGGCAAAGTGCTTTATGGTCTGGGTCCCTCTCTCTCAAGATGGGTACTACATGTAGAGATATCCCTCATAGGGCCCTGCAGAAGAACTCCCAGTAGCCTGGAAATGTACAGCCTTCTGTTCTAGGACCCTTGGGTGGGATCTGGAGTTCTTTTAGGGCTGGAGGGCTAGATTCAAGAAAACAGTGTGATAAGTCTAAACTGCACATTTGATGTGCAGACCTCACTTGAGACCTAGAGGCTGAAACCATTTTTATGTTTTGGGGTTCTGCCCAGGGAGGAGTCCTGTGGTAACCACCTAGCTCTAGTGGAAAGCTGGAAGCTTCAGCCCATCTTAGGAGCTCTGGAAGACCAGACCCAGAATTACCAAGTCACTGAAGTCTGGTTTCTTCTCTTGCACCTCAGTGTCTGCCTCAGGATGAGGCATGTGCCGGCAGCAGCTTGAGCCTTGGTACTGACAGCCCCCACCTGCACATGTTGACACAGCCCATCGTGGTTACAGTACCTCGTCCGCCCCCTAGTAAGCTCTCAAGCAGCCCTGGAACCGGGATGGGGAAGACAGCTTGCTCCAAAGCCTAGTCTCAGCCTTGCACGTATCTCCATAGGGCCATCCAAGGGTCTCCCAGGCAGAGCGGTACGCCCAGAGCCGCCTGCTCCAGCTGCTACAGCACTGGAGCCTGCACCAGTGGTGGCTTTGGTGTTGGCGGCATTCGTGCTGGGTGCTGCGCTGGCCGCTGGGCTTGGTCTCGTCTGTGCACACTCAGGTACCGACTTCTGTTCTGCCAGAACCCCACACCTATTTCCACAGGTccagtctagtctagtctagtctagctgccccacccccacgcgCACACATCCCTGAACCTGCCTCCCAGATCTGGCCCTTAGGGTTGCTACACCTGCAGCAGCTCCCACTAGGGGGCGCACTTAACCTGGCGCAGGGCACAGGGAACTCCTGTTCTAGCTGGAGTCTTCTTTCAGCACCCCCACCTCCAGGCCAGCCTCGTAGAGCTTCGCTCAGCGGCCCCCAGCTCCAGAGGCCCCAGTAGTCAGGTAAGTACTGGGTGTGAAGATCCGAAGCAAGAGCTAGAAGAGGGACATGGTGGTTTGGGTCGTTCACAGGGTTTACTTGTGGGACTCCGAGTACTTTGTACATCCATTCTTTTGAACAACATTCAGATGGATACTTTTAAAATGTCCATTAGAGATAAGAAAACTATTTTTAGAGGTTAAGTAACTTGTCGAGGTGAAGCTGGAAATTGGATTTGGGAGGTGGGGTCACCAGCCGTGAGGAAAGGGGTCCTTAAGACTTAAACAGATAAGTAAGAGGGATGTACACAGCTCCTAGACTCACACACACCAGTACGTAGATTGGTGGAGGAAGTCAAAGTTTATCGGGAAAATGTGACCTGAATAGTGCTTTCCCATTCTGAGTCTCTCTCACCCCCTCTCTAGAGATGGCATGCCCCAGTGAGGTTCTGAGATTCATCCAGCCATGATTTCAGTTCCCTTTGGAAGGAATCCTGCATGCACGTctcccctgcctcccttccttcctccctccctccctccctccttgtcctCACTCCCCTGTTCAAAATAAATTGGTGACCTGCTAACTTCTAGTGGAGTCAGTGTGCTCCCAAACATGGGTAGGGGTGGTGGTGAAGGGAGGGGAGGTCCCAGGCTGTGCCTTGGGACCAGACATGGGAAGATTTGTGACTGGGAAAGACTCAGAATGGAGGTGTGAGACTCCAACCCCCATGAACCCTGCCTATAGGCAAGAAGCATGGGCCATTTGCCCGGCACAGAAGATGACACGCAACCTGGCCAGCTTAAGTTTAAACTGAATCCtactttcttcctcccctcagtAGCAGCTCGTCTGCTCCTTTGCTCTCCCCTAAGTTGGACTTTCTTAGCTCTTCACTCCCATCCCTAGACCCTACCTTCATTCAGGTCTCTGGGTCCCTCTTGAGTCCCACCTACCCAGACCCTCTTTCCATCTTGGCATAAGCAAATGTAAtgactattcctggttgtcaactcgACTATATCTGGATTGACCACAATCcagagggctcacctgtgatccagacattgaggctgggagatacaagtttctgacctggatcttggcatggagagcttgaggcatagtggccatgaaacaCTTAGATCCAAACAAGGCagtacatgactttaatcccaggagagtaaggcaaagagatctctgagttcaaggtcagcctgggccaaagcaagtcccagatccaggtgtggtggtacacacctttgctggagacctacataaggacactggaagaaggaagctcgCTCTTCcttgcctgcttgcacttacgtgctggcacatctgttggaacctacttctacagaagaccagctgataCAACTAGCCTGGTGGGACTGATGATAAATACAGCGGTGGAGGAACTTTCAGGCTTAATCTGCccatgaagaaactgaggcttggcaaTACTAAACCTAAATTCTCTTCTCCAAAGTGTCTAGGGCTGTCTGCTCCATAACCCagacttatttttctttcaagcCAGGCTtccactgtagcccaggctagcctgtaaactcagtgatcttcctgtctcagtcctaatgctgggattagtGGTTACCACACCTGGCAAGCCTGGGCTGATTTGTTTTGATGTATGTCTTTTgcttctatgtatgtatgtacaccatatGCATGCTTGGTGTCTTGGGAGGTCAAAAGGAGGCTCTTGGGACGGCagttggttatgagccaccatgtctgtGTTAGGATCCAAACGTGTtgtctgcaagaacagcaaatgagCGAGGTGTGAAGGAGCATGCCTTTAAACCGAGCATTTGGGAGGACCttggtgagtttgagaccagcttggtctacatatcgagatccagaccagccagggttaAGGAGAGAGACACTGCCTCACAAATGACCACTTTTTGATGGCCACTACCCTCTTCTCTATGAAAAGCAAAGCACACAGTATGGGTTTCATGACGTAGTTAGGAAATTTAGGGCTTAAAGTTTTTTGCTGCAGCTCATGAGTGACATAAAACGCAGATAAAACTCTGGTCCCTCTGCCCTCCTCAGTCTTGGTCGAGCCACGCCCCCTCTATAAAATCAAACGCATAGTGCTCTGTCTGACCGCTTCGGCCTCCGTAGCCCCGCCCACCAGAAAAGAGCTCCATAGAGTTCCGGCATGAAGCCACCGCAGAGACGGCGGAAGGTCCCCGCACGGTACACAGGTGAAGCTACCGGCCCCACAGCTTGGAGCCCCCGCGAGATGCGGCACCTACTGAGACTACTCCAGGCTCGGCGCGGCCAGCCGGAGCCAGACGCCAAGGAGCTGGCCAAGGAGCTGCGAGGCCGGAGCGAGGCCGAGGTGGTGTCCCGTGCTGGGGGCGGGGCCGGGAAGCCGAATGGCCGAGCTAAGGTGGAGCTCCGGGGCTGTTGACGGTCGCGGAAGTCATTGGCGCACCGGATATGCGTGAAAGATGGAGTTTTAGGGCGGGGATGTGGGTGGGATTCGAGGCGGGGTTATGGAGATGCGGAGGAATATTGACTGTATAGGGGCGGGGTGACAACGAAGTTTAGAGTGAGGCTCTGGGGAAGCTGTGgcgcagggggtgggggggtttgGGGGCGGGACTGCCTGCtggactgtgggtctctgtgagtgaAGCACACTGGAAGTGGAGCATGAAGAGGTGGTATGTGAGTGGGAAAGCTGGGGACGGGGTGTGACAACTGGGTGGAGTGAGCCTGTGGAGAGTTGTGAAGCTGTAGAGTGTGGGCGGGAAAAATCGGAGGGCTGAGCATAACAGAGTGGGGGTGAGTGGAAGTGAGAATAGAGGATGAATTAAGGTAGAGTTGGTAGTCGGgaatggtggtatacacctttaatctcagcacctgggatcCTTTCACTAGTGGacctctttgagttcaaggctagccctgTCTACatagtttcaggacagcaggtGCTGTttagagaggccctgtctcaaaaaagttaacaaaaacaaacaaaagaagtgaATTTGGGTGGAACCAGAGTGAGTACGAAGTGAGAGTCTAGGAAATGGGGTGGAGTGGAAGTGAATAGGCTAGTTCTCATTATAAGAGCAAACTACAGCCCCAGGAAGAAGCAAGAATAGGCCTAGCTTTTACATTTTCATTAGGTAGCTGGTCACATGCTGAGGCCTTGGCTCAAGTCCCAGCAGTTTTGGGAATGCACAATACTGGGCTAGTCCAGGGTAGGGAGCAGTAGCAGTGCCTGGAAACAACAAGGCCTCTGTTTCTGAGCTCATAGAAAGCCTGTCTTCCTCCCCAGATCTGTCGCTTTATCCAGCAGCTCAAAGGCCGGGTGGTTCGAGAGGCTATTCGGAAGGTGCAACCAGGTGGCAGAGATGGTCCAAGGCATCGAGAGACACAGCTCCCAGCCCCCatagaggtgaggcaggagggcaAGGTGAGGGGTGCCCAAGGATAACCTGGTCAGAGGAATACAAGGAAGGGCAAAACTTGGGAGCCCTCTttactctcccccccccccgggggggcgGGGCTTGTCCTTAGACTGACCATGTACCAATTGGCTTCACCCAGGTATGGATGGATCTTGCTGAGAAATTAACAGGCCCACTGGAGGAAGCCCTGACTGCAGCTTTCTCCCAGGTAAACAATTCTCTTGGCAGGTCtaagtgtatgtatgtctagTGTACTATAGGGCACGAGGGTgtcctataaataaataaacccagggGTAGAGGGCCACTAGGTTTAGTCAGGTAGTGGTATTGTATACAATCTCCAAATTTGAAGGAGTAGAGAATTGCCAGGCCCCTCTTAACACTacctgaaaacaaaagaaaagaaaagagaagagaagagaaaggaaggaatataGATCTGGATCCTGGGTCCTGGTGTAAAGTCAGTAGCTCCAGGCAGGCACTGACACTTGAGCCATAGTATCTATGGCCATCTCTTGTGTGGGTCACCTTCAGAATGCCATGAAGGACTTGGCGAGTGTGCAGAGGTGGAGGGCTCATTCTAGGCCTAGCGATGAGAGATGaaagacttcttcctttccttccccgaTGGCGCTTCCCTGTTAGGTACTCACCATTGCTGCTGCGGAACCTCTCAGCCTCCTGCATTCCAAGCCAGGCAAGCCCACAAAGGCCTGTGGAAGGGCACTGGTGTTCTTGAGCACCCAAGATGCGcagaaggatcctgcccctgaaGGTTCTGGGCCTGAACCTATGACTGCTGCTGACCCCACTCCTGAGGCCTCTGTCCCTGAACCTAAGGCCTCCGGTACCAACCCTGAGACCTCTGGCCTTGTCCCAGAGGTCTCTGTCCCTGACCCTGATGCACCAACTGAGTCCCTGGCTGGATCCTCCACAGAGAGAGACTTTGCCGTGGACTTTGAGAAGATCTACAAATacctgtcctcctcctccagagGTGGCCATGGCCCTGAGCTCTCAGCAGTTGGTAGGAGCTACTAGAGAGGAGAGGGGCTatactgtgtgtgggtgtggggagagtctgggggaggggaggtagtTGGGGGGGGATGTAAAAACTGTGACCTCTCTcattcttccctcttccttctatCAGAGTCCGCCGTGGTCCTTAACCTGCTCATGTCACTTGCAGAGGAACTGCCCCACCTGCCTTGCACAGCCCTGGTGGACCATCTGACTAAAACATATGCTCAACTGACGGCTCCCCAGGCCTCTCTCGATAGAGAAAAGAGGCCCAGGCCGGGGACTGAAGATGGAGGGACTGACTCCACGGGGCCAGAAGAGACTGGCCAAGGCAGTCCTCAAGCTTCTGAGCCCACAGAACCGAGGCTGACCTGGAAAGCAGCTGGGGTCTGCCCACTGAACCCATTCCTGGTGCCCCTGGACCTCCTGAGCCAGGCCCTCGCCCCTGCCAGGTGAAGGATGCAGCAGGCTGGCTATGCTGGTTTCTTTCTACATCGTCTGTCCAGCACTGGTACTGGTGTCGGGAACGTGATTGTGGCTTCCTGACAGTGTCCGGCCATAGGCAAGCCCTTCAGACACTGCATGCACTAGTAGCCTGGAAAGTGAAGCACAGTTGAAGGAAGGGGTTTAACTATTGGGGATTTGAGACTGCACAAAGGCGGAATTCCTGGGCTGGTAGATTGCGGCAAGTGTCCCTGGCCCCGCTGTGCCTGGTTCT from Rattus norvegicus strain BN/NHsdMcwi chromosome 12, GRCr8, whole genome shotgun sequence includes the following:
- the Tgfbr3l gene encoding transforming growth factor-beta receptor type 3-like protein isoform X2, yielding MQLSMGKVTICNASFPSEDKGSLEGIVPLLCSVSAPPFPGEPGPWLRRPLFSLELSDAEDAFPRRAGPLEVPADSHVFVQAALARPSPRWGLALHRCSVTPSSRPALGPALVLLRGGCPADDSVSFSPPPRPDAASVARFSFRLRPCLPQDEACAGSSLSLGTDSPHLHMLTQPIVVTVPRPPPRPSKGLPGRAVRPEPPAPAATALEPAPVVALVLAAFVLGAALAAGLGLVCAHSAPPPPGQPRRASLSGPQLQRPQ
- the Tgfbr3l gene encoding transforming growth factor-beta receptor type 3-like protein isoform X1, which produces MQLSMGKVTICNASFPSEDKGSLEGIVPLLCSVSAPPFPGEPGPWLRRPLFSLELSDAEDAFPRRAGPLEVPADSHVFVQAALARPSPRWGLALHRCSVTPSSRPALGPALVLLRGGCPADDSVSFSPPPRPDAASVARFSFRLRPVFNASVQFLHCQISRCRRRRSHHRRAVRQTPVPLTPPAPLRCLPQDEACAGSSLSLGTDSPHLHMLTQPIVVTVPRPPPRPSKGLPGRAVRPEPPAPAATALEPAPVVALVLAAFVLGAALAAGLGLVCAHSAPPPPGQPRRASLSGPQLQRPQ
- the Tgfbr3l gene encoding transforming growth factor-beta receptor type 3-like protein isoform X3, whose amino-acid sequence is MVGTTLLLLALLPGTSSKHSAPLAPPFPGEPGPWLRRPLFSLELSDAEDAFPRRAGPLEVPADSHVFVQAALARPSPRWGLALHRCSVTPSSRPALGPALVLLRGGCPADDSVSFSPPPRPDAASVARFSFRLRPCLPQDEACAGSSLSLGTDSPHLHMLTQPIVVTVPRPPPRPSKGLPGRAVRPEPPAPAATALEPAPVVALVLAAFVLGAALAAGLGLVCAHSAPPPPGQPRRASLSGPQLQRPQ
- the Tgfbr3l gene encoding transforming growth factor-beta receptor type 3-like protein precursor, which translates into the protein MVGTTLLLLALLPGTSSKHSAPLAPPFPGEPGPWLRRPLFSLELSDAEDAFPRRAGPLEVPADSHVFVQAALARPSPRWGLALHRCSVTPSSRPALGPALVLLRGGCPADDSVSFSPPPRPDAASVARFSFRLRPVFNASVQFLHCQISRCRRRRSHHRRAVRQTPVPLTPPAPLRCLPQDEACAGSSLSLGTDSPHLHMLTQPIVVTVPRPPPRPSKGLPGRAVRPEPPAPAATALEPAPVVALVLAAFVLGAALAAGLGLVCAHSAPPPPGQPRRASLSGPQLQRPQ
- the Snapc2 gene encoding snRNA-activating protein complex subunit 2 isoform 1 (isoform 1 is encoded by transcript variant 1) is translated as MKPPQRRRKVPARYTGEATGPTAWSPREMRHLLRLLQARRGQPEPDAKELAKELRGRSEAEICRFIQQLKGRVVREAIRKVQPGGRDGPRHRETQLPAPIEVWMDLAEKLTGPLEEALTAAFSQVLTIAAAEPLSLLHSKPGKPTKACGRALVFLSTQDAQKDPAPEGSGPEPMTAADPTPEASVPEPKASGTNPETSGLVPEVSVPDPDAPTESLAGSSTERDFAVDFEKIYKYLSSSSRGGHGPELSAVESAVVLNLLMSLAEELPHLPCTALVDHLTKTYAQLTAPQASLDREKRPRPGTEDGGTDSTGPEETGQGSPQASEPTEPRLTWKAAGVCPLNPFLVPLDLLSQALAPAR
- the Snapc2 gene encoding snRNA-activating protein complex subunit 2 isoform X1; the protein is MKPPQRRRKVPARYTGEATGPTAWSPREMRHLLRLLQARRGQPEPDAKELAKELRGRSEAEVVSRAGGGAGKPNGRAKICRFIQQLKGRVVREAIRKVQPGGRDGPRHRETQLPAPIEVWMDLAEKLTGPLEEALTAAFSQVLTIAAAEPLSLLHSKPGKPTKACGRALVFLSTQDAQKDPAPEGSGPEPMTAADPTPEASVPEPKASGTNPETSGLVPEVSVPDPDAPTESLAGSSTERDFAVDFEKIYKYLSSSSRGGHGPELSAVESAVVLNLLMSLAEELPHLPCTALVDHLTKTYAQLTAPQASLDREKRPRPGTEDGGTDSTGPEETGQGSPQASEPTEPRLTWKAAGVCPLNPFLVPLDLLSQALAPAR
- the Snapc2 gene encoding snRNA-activating protein complex subunit 2 isoform X2, whose protein sequence is MKRWYICRFIQQLKGRVVREAIRKVQPGGRDGPRHRETQLPAPIEVWMDLAEKLTGPLEEALTAAFSQVLTIAAAEPLSLLHSKPGKPTKACGRALVFLSTQDAQKDPAPEGSGPEPMTAADPTPEASVPEPKASGTNPETSGLVPEVSVPDPDAPTESLAGSSTERDFAVDFEKIYKYLSSSSRGGHGPELSAVESAVVLNLLMSLAEELPHLPCTALVDHLTKTYAQLTAPQASLDREKRPRPGTEDGGTDSTGPEETGQGSPQASEPTEPRLTWKAAGVCPLNPFLVPLDLLSQALAPAR
- the Snapc2 gene encoding snRNA-activating protein complex subunit 2 isoform 2 (isoform 2 is encoded by transcript variant 2), which gives rise to MDLAEKLTGPLEEALTAAFSQVLTIAAAEPLSLLHSKPGKPTKACGRALVFLSTQDAQKDPAPEGSGPEPMTAADPTPEASVPEPKASGTNPETSGLVPEVSVPDPDAPTESLAGSSTERDFAVDFEKIYKYLSSSSRGGHGPELSAVESAVVLNLLMSLAEELPHLPCTALVDHLTKTYAQLTAPQASLDREKRPRPGTEDGGTDSTGPEETGQGSPQASEPTEPRLTWKAAGVCPLNPFLVPLDLLSQALAPAR